A genomic window from Cupriavidus basilensis includes:
- the yidD gene encoding membrane protein insertion efficiency factor YidD: MKRILLALLRIYKIALSPFFGSQCRFLPTCSDYAREAILCHGAGRGSWLAACRLCRCHPFTDGGYDPVPPASATKQDRARPATGHPVTIRLPRP; this comes from the coding sequence ATGAAGCGAATCCTGCTTGCCCTGCTGCGCATCTACAAGATCGCCCTGAGCCCGTTTTTTGGCTCGCAGTGCCGCTTCCTGCCCACCTGTTCCGATTACGCCCGCGAAGCGATCCTGTGCCATGGCGCAGGGCGCGGCAGCTGGCTGGCCGCTTGCCGGCTATGCCGTTGCCATCCGTTCACGGATGGCGGGTATGATCCGGTGCCACCGGCATCGGCAACAAAGCAAGACCGGGCTCGCCCCGCGACTGGCCATCCAGTCACGATCCGGCTACCCCGCCCCTGA
- the rpmH gene encoding 50S ribosomal protein L34 produces MKRTYQPSVTRRKRTHGFRVRMKTRGGRSVINARRAKGRKRLAV; encoded by the coding sequence ATGAAACGTACATACCAACCTTCCGTTACCCGCCGCAAGCGTACCCATGGTTTCCGCGTGCGCATGAAGACCCGCGGCGGCCGCTCCGTCATCAACGCGCGTCGCGCCAAGGGCCGCAAGCGCCTGGCAGTCTAA
- the rnpA gene encoding ribonuclease P protein component — translation MTTFAYPKAARLTKTDEFSSVFALRPRRRSQHFVLYVGENGLPQARLGVVVGKKFAARAAERNLVKRMVRELFRQRQDKLAGRDVLLRLQAKFPRAEFASRTAIRRVCLAELTGLFEVAVKPLAPRPAAPSGVSPAKSAEAAPTEVPPSGAPA, via the coding sequence GTGACTACCTTTGCCTACCCTAAAGCCGCGAGGCTCACAAAAACGGATGAGTTTTCATCCGTTTTTGCATTGCGTCCGCGCCGACGCAGCCAGCATTTCGTGCTGTACGTGGGCGAGAACGGCCTGCCGCAAGCCCGCCTGGGCGTGGTGGTTGGCAAGAAGTTCGCCGCGCGTGCCGCCGAGCGCAACCTGGTCAAGCGCATGGTGCGGGAACTGTTCCGCCAGCGGCAGGACAAACTCGCGGGCCGCGATGTGTTGCTGCGCCTGCAGGCCAAGTTTCCGCGCGCGGAGTTTGCCAGCCGCACCGCGATACGCCGGGTGTGCCTGGCTGAGCTGACCGGCTTGTTCGAGGTGGCGGTGAAGCCGCTTGCCCCGCGCCCTGCTGCCCCTTCCGGGGTGTCGCCGGCAAAGTCCGCCGAGGCTGCGCCCACTGAAGTCCCGCCCTCGGGCGCTCCTGCCTGA